A window of Sebastes umbrosus isolate fSebUmb1 chromosome 3, fSebUmb1.pri, whole genome shotgun sequence contains these coding sequences:
- the LOC119484906 gene encoding arachidonate 12-lipoxygenase, 12R-type-like translates to MVDYEVTISTSYHDNAGTSDNVFIKLMGFEKSSEHKKLEGGSSFARGAVSHFTVSCPASIGKLFQIQLYKQHFPEFPEDSKWLPTKVVVKSPEGDTYKFPICRWINDCELASFTEERVNIKSTVESEVNERKWGKTYPVNDDYRWHEPEEEIPHHIKELPDADKFSFLKDIEFKYTLRFGLGQLFLKGLIDNKDTWDDIDDINGVFWGKDPDISDYVQENWKEDAFFGYQYLNGVNPMLIRRCWALPFPVTDDAVSLSLTDEMQEGNIFLCDYKSLDGLTPNTIHGKEQYLMAPLVLLHKTPDKKLMPIAIQLKQTPAEDNPIFYPTDSEYDWLMAKIFVRGADFHEHQLNVHLLRTHLLAEVFAVSLLRNVPEGHPLHKLLVHHTRYTLHINYKARELLISGTGFFKHYAASGGEALIEHLEGSLASLTYSSLCIHEDIAERGLEAVPNFHYRDDGLKLWDIIYRFVQGMLSFYYRTDAMVQNDPLVQRWILDIFKHGFLSQVGTGIPQSFTTVDELVKFVTMVIFTCSAQHSAVNSGQYDYGGWMPNAPTTLRLPPPTTKGTTSEDTMLKTLPDKGTTAHGMAVLWLLSKRSSDSVFLGQYGNDHFKKEIPRQLLKAFQGELQVLSAQIKIRNKNLEVPYTYLDPDVVENSVSL, encoded by the exons ATGGTGGATTATGAAGTGACCATATCAACTTCCTATCACGACAATGCCGGCACTTCAGACAATGTCTTCATTAAACTGATGGGCTTTGAAAAGAGCAGCGAACACAAGAAACTCGAAGGAGGTTCATCCTTCGCCAGAGGGGCA GTGTCTCATTTTACCGTGTCCTGCCCTGCCTCCATTGGAAAGCTGTTCCAGATACAGCTATACAAACAGCATTTCCCAGAGTTTCCAGAAGACTCTAAATGGTTGCCAACCAAGGTGGTAGTGAAATCCCCTGAGGGAGACACCTACAAGTTTCCCATCTGCCGCTGGATCAATGACTGTGAGCTGGCCTCCTTCACAGAGGAAAGAG tTAATATAAAGTCTACAGTTGAATCGGAGGTCAATGAACGCAAATGGGGCAAGACCTATCCGGTGAACGACGACTATCG CTGGCATGAGCCTGAAGAGGAAATACCCCACCACATTAAGGAGCTGCCTGATGCGGACAAATTCTCCTTCCTCAAGGACATCGAGTTTAAATACACGTTACGCTTTGG TCTGGGTCAGCTATTCCTGAAGGGACTCATTGATAACAAGGACACCTGGGATGATATTGACGATATCAATGGGGTGTTCTGGGGCAAAGACCCTGACATATCAG ACTATGTCCAGGAAAATTGGAAGGAGGACGCTTTTTTTGGCTACCAGTATCTAAATGGTGTCAATCCCATGTTGATCCGGCGTTGTTGGGCTCTGCCCTTTCCTGTCACTGACGACGCGGTCTCCCTCAGCTTGACAGATGAAATGCAG GAAGGCAACATATTCCTGTGTGACTACAAGAGTTTGGATGGACTGACACCAAACACCATCCATGGGAAGGAGCAGTACTTGATGGCTCCCCTGGTCCTGCTCCACAAAACACCTGACAAAAAGCTGATGCCGATTGCTATTCAG CTGAAGCAGACTCCAGCAGAAGACAACCCCATCTTCTATCCTACCGATTCTGAGTACGACTGGTTGATGGCCAAGATTTTTGTGAGAGGAGCAGATTTCCACGAGCATCAACTCAATGTTCACCTGCTGCGCACTCATCTGCTGGCTGAAGTCTTTGCAGTGTCACTGCTGCGCAACGTGCCGGAGGGGCATCCACTGCACAAG CTCCTCGTACATCACACTCGCTACACGCTGCATATCAACTACAAAGCTCGAGAGCTTCTAATATCGGGGACTGGATTTTTCAAACAT TATGCAGCTTCTGGTGGAGAGGCTTTGATAGAACACCTGGAAGGATCACTGGCCTCACTGACCTACAGCTCCCTCTGCATACATGAAGACATTGCTGAGCGAGGGCTGGAGGCTGTGCCGAACTTCCACTACAGGGATGATGGACTCAAGCTCTGGGATATCATCTACAG GTTTGTGCAGGGAATGCTCAGCTTCTACTACAGGACTGACGCTATGGTCCAGAACGACCCATTAGTGCAGAGGTggattttggacatttttaaacatggATTTCTTTCCCAAGTAGGCACAG GAATTCCTCAGAGCTTCACCACCGTGGATGAGTTGGTCAAGTTTGTCACCATGGTGATCTTCACTTGCTCAGCGCAGCACTCGGCTGTGAACTCTGGACAG TATGACTATGGTGGCTGGATGCCCAACGCTCCCACCACCCTGCGACTTCCTCCACCAACCACAAAGGGGACAACAAGCGAGGACACGATGCTGAAGACATTGCCTGACAAGGGCACGACAGCTCACGGAATGGCTGTCCTTTGGCTACTTAGCAAGCGGTCCTCTGACTCG GTCTTTCTTGGTCAGTACGGGAACGACCATTTCAAAAAGGAGATTCCCCGCCAGCTGTTGAAGGCTTTTCAAGGAGAGCTTCAAGTGTTAAGTGCACAGATCAAAATCAGAAACAAGAATCTGGAGGTCCCATACACATACCTGGATCCAGATGTGGTAGAAAATAGTGTGTCCCTTTGA